One window of Polyangiaceae bacterium genomic DNA carries:
- a CDS encoding redoxin family protein, whose product MLGYLGRWCGISLVALGLLTTQWGCGGDGESEGGEAGSAGVGNAGSGNGGSGAVGGTGAASQGGAGQGGSIGGAGGDVQGGSGGTGGDVQGGAGGTSALSCPPTGPYGSTVGDVVPDVTLYDCDGNAVSLHDLCDAPVSLVYTFAAWCPVCRSHMESGRPNQLLAAHQAEGFQEWVVVTQKTDGSDADAALCALTRDTYSLTPKVLFDPNDSLRKTVGVQVNSGGLVMTQGGRIELKTQYDFDSVETKVGALLTQ is encoded by the coding sequence ATGTTGGGTTACCTTGGACGTTGGTGCGGCATTTCTCTGGTTGCCTTGGGGCTCCTCACCACCCAGTGGGGTTGCGGGGGGGACGGCGAATCCGAAGGCGGCGAGGCGGGTTCAGCTGGCGTCGGTAACGCAGGCAGCGGCAACGGCGGCAGCGGAGCCGTTGGCGGAACCGGCGCCGCGAGTCAGGGCGGTGCTGGCCAGGGAGGTTCCATCGGAGGGGCGGGGGGTGACGTCCAGGGGGGGAGCGGCGGCACAGGAGGTGACGTCCAGGGCGGCGCCGGGGGTACCAGCGCGCTCAGCTGCCCGCCGACTGGTCCTTACGGCAGCACCGTCGGCGACGTCGTACCGGACGTGACGCTGTACGACTGCGACGGCAACGCGGTCTCACTCCACGACTTGTGCGACGCGCCGGTCAGCTTGGTGTACACCTTCGCTGCCTGGTGCCCAGTGTGTCGTTCCCACATGGAAAGTGGTCGACCCAATCAGCTACTGGCAGCGCATCAAGCGGAGGGCTTTCAGGAGTGGGTCGTCGTCACCCAAAAGACAGACGGCTCTGACGCGGACGCAGCGCTCTGCGCGCTGACTCGCGACACCTACTCCCTCACCCCCAAGGTCCTGTTCGATCCCAACGACTCTTTGCGCAAAACCGTTGGCGTACAAGTCAACAGCGGGGGCCTGGTCATGACCCAGGGCGGCCGCATCGAGTTGAAGACGCAATACGACTTCGACAGCGTCGAAACCAAAGTCGGCGCCTTGCTCACCCAATAA
- a CDS encoding N-acetyltransferase — translation MIRDAVVEDAGVLAQIYNHYVSETVITFEEEPVTPELLWTRVSAVQNKGLPWLVLEHASEIVGYAYAAPWKERSAYRFSVESSVYLSPKRTGGGFGKELYQALFTRLREGETHVIIAGIALPNPASVALHERFGFRACGVFRQVGFKFDRWVDVGYWELVLDQCELDK, via the coding sequence ATGATCCGTGACGCTGTCGTCGAAGACGCTGGGGTGCTGGCCCAAATCTACAATCACTACGTCAGCGAGACCGTCATCACCTTCGAGGAAGAGCCGGTTACTCCTGAGCTGTTGTGGACGCGCGTTTCCGCGGTGCAAAACAAGGGCCTGCCGTGGCTGGTGCTCGAGCACGCATCGGAGATCGTTGGCTATGCCTACGCCGCGCCCTGGAAAGAGCGCTCGGCGTATCGCTTCAGCGTCGAGAGCAGCGTGTACCTCTCCCCCAAGCGCACCGGAGGAGGCTTCGGAAAGGAGCTTTACCAGGCGCTGTTCACCCGTCTGCGAGAGGGAGAGACCCACGTCATCATCGCGGGCATCGCTTTGCCGAACCCTGCCAGCGTCGCCCTGCATGAGCGCTTCGGCTTCCGAGCCTGCGGCGTGTTTCGTCAGGTCGGGTTCAAGTTCGATCGCTGGGTCGACGTGGGCTACTGGGAGCTCGTGCTCGACCAGTGTGAGCTCGACAAGTAG
- a CDS encoding glycerol-3-phosphate dehydrogenase: MAIITVLGAGMMGSAWCVPLVDAGHEVRLVGTHLDDALIDGLKRDGVHPKLNYRLPEGIQAFYVGELEQALEDAEVVGLGVSSLGIRWAAEVLAPHLGSRPVMAISKGLEWDGERLVILPDVFAETLRQAAPPEAQAELVNLSPVAVAGPCIAGELARRVETCVVMSGRDPGVTRKLANLVRTPYYHAFASDDVMGVEACAALKNAYAMGIAFAAGIHESKGGEVGSVAMHNHESAVFAQAVLEMQQLVELLGGEARTAAGLAGVGDLDVTCNGGRTGRFGRLLGSGLSKSQAVERMQGATLECLEILRVMREAVVAFEAAGRLPHGSLPLLIHMADVVQKDVPVSVPFPRFFGGLS; this comes from the coding sequence ATGGCGATCATCACGGTACTCGGCGCGGGCATGATGGGCTCCGCGTGGTGTGTTCCCTTAGTTGATGCGGGGCATGAGGTGCGCCTGGTCGGAACGCATCTCGACGACGCGCTGATCGACGGCTTGAAGCGCGACGGCGTGCATCCGAAGCTGAATTATCGTCTACCGGAGGGCATCCAGGCCTTCTACGTGGGTGAGCTGGAACAAGCCCTCGAGGATGCGGAGGTGGTTGGCCTTGGGGTCAGTTCCCTAGGGATCCGCTGGGCCGCAGAAGTGCTCGCACCTCACCTCGGCTCGCGGCCGGTGATGGCGATCAGCAAGGGCCTCGAGTGGGATGGCGAACGCTTGGTGATCCTGCCCGATGTATTCGCAGAGACCTTGAGGCAGGCAGCTCCCCCAGAGGCGCAGGCAGAGCTCGTCAACCTGAGCCCCGTCGCCGTGGCGGGGCCGTGCATCGCCGGGGAGCTCGCGCGGCGGGTCGAGACCTGCGTGGTGATGAGCGGACGCGACCCAGGGGTAACCCGCAAGCTGGCGAACCTGGTGCGTACGCCGTACTACCATGCGTTTGCGTCGGACGACGTGATGGGCGTGGAAGCATGCGCCGCGCTCAAGAACGCCTACGCCATGGGCATCGCTTTTGCCGCAGGGATCCATGAGTCGAAGGGTGGTGAAGTCGGTTCCGTCGCGATGCACAACCATGAGTCGGCGGTCTTCGCCCAGGCCGTGCTCGAGATGCAGCAGTTGGTAGAGCTCCTGGGCGGAGAGGCGCGCACGGCGGCTGGCCTCGCTGGAGTGGGCGATCTCGACGTCACCTGCAACGGCGGCCGCACCGGGCGGTTTGGGCGCCTCCTCGGGAGCGGACTGAGTAAGTCTCAGGCTGTCGAACGCATGCAGGGTGCAACCCTCGAGTGCTTGGAGATCTTGCGCGTGATGCGCGAGGCCGTGGTTGCGTTCGAAGCGGCGGGGCGATTGCCCCACGGAAGTCTTCCGCTCTTGATACACATGGCGGACGTGGTTCAGAAGGACGTGCCGGTAAGCGTGCCGTTCCCGCGTTTTTTCGGCGGACTGAGCTGA
- a CDS encoding xylulose kinase: MHSRSDQHGPLVIGVDSSTSACKVIAWGTAGEEAGEAVAEGRASFPLNNPEPEGWEQDANDWWRALGSACQALSQALGKRLSDVVALCITHQRETVVVTDARGEPLAPALVWMDSRATKQVERAVHVLGAETLHRVSGKPPCTTPSLYKLAYLFDRLPALRGTAHVCDVQSFLLWKLTGEHKSSLPSVDPMGVLDLSTGDYAEPLLDFLGVRSERFPALVPAGQRIGALTQAAAAVCCLPTGLPVVSGAGDGQAAGLGAGIAAPGEAYLNLGTALVSGVLSNTYRTDLSFRTLFAATPASDTHGALPPYFLETDLKGGTFTFDWLCERLLELPPADKGAHLAELGARAAALPSGAQGLMLVPYWNGVMNPYWDDAASGVLVGLRGHHSQAHVYRAIVEGLALEQRLHTEAVEASAGAIRALVCMGGLSEERWVRQLFCDALAKPVVAAASREATCLGAGILAACGAGLFPNSESAIQCMTRRGERHEVGAEAPTYAALFEVYRGLYPALRSAQARLNALNH; this comes from the coding sequence ATGCACTCCAGATCCGATCAGCACGGGCCGCTGGTGATCGGCGTGGACAGCAGCACGAGCGCCTGCAAGGTCATCGCGTGGGGTACAGCCGGCGAAGAAGCGGGAGAGGCAGTCGCGGAAGGTCGCGCGAGCTTTCCGCTGAACAACCCGGAGCCGGAGGGCTGGGAACAGGACGCGAATGACTGGTGGCGCGCCCTCGGGAGCGCTTGCCAGGCGCTGAGCCAGGCGCTCGGAAAGCGCCTGAGCGATGTGGTGGCGCTCTGCATCACACACCAACGGGAAACAGTGGTGGTGACCGACGCCCGAGGCGAACCCCTGGCGCCAGCGCTGGTGTGGATGGACTCTCGCGCGACCAAGCAAGTCGAGCGCGCGGTTCACGTTCTGGGGGCAGAAACCCTGCACCGCGTGAGCGGCAAGCCGCCTTGCACCACGCCGTCGCTCTACAAGCTGGCCTACCTCTTCGACCGACTCCCCGCGCTCCGCGGTACTGCCCACGTCTGTGACGTGCAGAGCTTTCTTCTGTGGAAATTGACCGGCGAGCACAAGAGTTCTCTGCCCAGCGTCGATCCGATGGGCGTCCTCGATCTGTCCACGGGGGACTACGCCGAGCCGCTGCTAGATTTCTTGGGGGTGAGGAGCGAACGTTTTCCGGCGCTAGTCCCCGCAGGGCAGCGTATTGGCGCGCTCACCCAAGCAGCGGCGGCGGTCTGCTGCCTGCCGACGGGCCTGCCGGTGGTCAGCGGCGCAGGCGACGGTCAGGCGGCGGGCCTTGGCGCCGGGATCGCCGCGCCGGGCGAGGCGTATTTGAACCTGGGGACGGCGCTAGTGAGCGGAGTGCTGAGCAACACTTACCGCACGGATTTATCATTTCGCACACTGTTCGCGGCGACGCCCGCCAGCGATACGCACGGGGCGCTCCCCCCGTACTTTCTGGAGACGGATCTGAAGGGGGGGACCTTCACCTTCGACTGGCTCTGCGAGCGGCTGCTCGAACTCCCTCCGGCAGACAAGGGCGCGCACCTGGCGGAGCTGGGCGCACGCGCCGCAGCCCTGCCGAGCGGTGCCCAAGGTTTGATGTTGGTGCCGTACTGGAACGGCGTGATGAACCCGTACTGGGACGACGCCGCCAGTGGTGTGTTGGTGGGGCTCCGGGGACACCACAGTCAAGCTCATGTGTATCGAGCGATCGTGGAGGGTTTGGCACTGGAGCAGCGCCTGCACACTGAAGCCGTAGAAGCGAGTGCTGGGGCGATCCGCGCGCTGGTGTGCATGGGTGGGTTGAGTGAGGAGCGTTGGGTACGTCAGCTCTTCTGCGACGCGTTGGCCAAACCAGTGGTCGCGGCAGCAAGCCGTGAAGCGACCTGCCTCGGCGCTGGGATCTTGGCGGCATGCGGCGCCGGCCTATTCCCCAACTCGGAGTCGGCGATCCAATGCATGACTCGCCGGGGAGAGCGCCACGAGGTGGGTGCTGAGGCGCCGACCTACGCCGCGCTGTTTGAGGTGTATCGAGGGCTCTATCCGGCGCTGCGTAGCGCCCAGGCGCGCCTCAACGCGCTGAACCACTGA